GGTGTGGCCGGGTCGCGGACGAGCAATACCGCCTCACCGTCCACGACCTTATCACCAGACTGGTTGGCGCAAGTCGTCCGAAGCGTGATGATGCCTTTGTCCTTTCGATAGGCCGTCACCTCGACCGTCGCCGTCACCGTGTCCTCCGGAAAGACCGGCCGCAGGAACTTGAGGGTCTGGCTGAGGTAGATGGCGCCGGGCCCGGGAAGGACCATTCCCAGGGCCGCGGAGATCACCCCGGCGACAAGCACGCCGTGGGCGATCGGCCGGCCGAAGCGGCTTCGGCGCGCAAACGCGTCGTCGAGGTGGAGCGGGTTGTGGTCGCCTGTGACCCCGGCGAACGCCTCGATGTCCGCCTGGCTAATCGTCTTCGTAAAGGTCGCCCGCTGCCCGACGCTAAAATCGACGGAGTCCATAGCCACGAGGGCTTTCTTCGCGTTGCCGCCCGACCGGGTCCTCTCCCGGGGAATTCCTCCTCCCCGGAGCACGTCTTGCTATAATGATATCGTGTCGACGATCCTCGATCGCGAAATCCAGCAGCCCGCGCCGCCGCCGGGCGGCATGCGGGACCAGTACGGCCGCCTGATCCGCGACCTTCGGGTCTCCTTGACCGACCGGTGCAACCTCCGGTGCGTCTACTGCATGCCCGAGGAGACGGTGTTTGCGCCGCGCGAGGAGATCTTGACCGACGACGAGATCCTCGTGTTGATTCGCGCCGGCGTCGAGCTCGGGGTGAAGAAAATTCGTCTGACCGGTGGGGAGCCCACGGTTCGGGCCAACATCGCCGAGCTGGTGGCACGGATCGCGGCGGTGCCAGGCATCCAGGACTTGGCCATGACCACGAACGGGGTGCGGTTGGCGCGTCTGGCCCAACCGCTTGCAGCCGGAGGGCTCCGGCGGATCAACGTCAGCCTGGACAGCCTCAACCCCGACAAATACCGGGCGATCACCCGCTGGGGAAATCTGGACGACGTGCT
This genomic interval from bacterium contains the following:
- a CDS encoding MaoC family dehydratase — translated: MDSVDFSVGQRATFTKTISQADIEAFAGVTGDHNPLHLDDAFARRSRFGRPIAHGVLVAGVISAALGMVLPGPGAIYLSQTLKFLRPVFPEDTVTATVEVTAYRKDKGIITLRTTCANQSGDKVVDGEAVLLVRDPATP